A DNA window from Paramormyrops kingsleyae isolate MSU_618 chromosome 10, PKINGS_0.4, whole genome shotgun sequence contains the following coding sequences:
- the LOC111832698 gene encoding basement membrane-specific heparan sulfate proteoglycan core protein-like, with protein MAKAVDLLSGEFFKEYKNIKRYSLQNAKGSFNLTISNVEPSDSAVYYCATVFLHEVTFGNGTFVIITGKDSNSRTVVQQPVSDTVQPGDSVSLQCTIETGSCAGEHSVYWFRHGSGESLPGVIYSHGNRSDECEKSPEAGSPTRSCVYSLPKRNLSFSDAGTYYCAVAMCGEVLFGNGTQLDIDGFHCSSEMMVLICLSIIRAGILLCALLIFTLCYGAVKVS; from the exons ATGGCGAAGGCAGTTGATCTTTTATCTGGTGAATTTTTCAaggaatataaaaatataaaacgttACTCCTTACAGAATGCAAAGGGGAGTTTTAACCTCACCATTTCCAATGTGGAGCCATCAGATTCTGCAGTGTATTATTGTGCTACTGTGTTTCTTCATGAGGTCACCTTTGGGAATGGAACCTTTGTCATAATCACAG GTAAAGACTCCAACAGCAGGACTGTGGTACAGCAGCCTGTGTCTGACACAGTGCAGCCAGGAGACTCTGTGAGCCTGCAGTGTACAATAGAGACTGGGAGCTGTGCAGGAGAACACAGTGTTTACTGGTTCAGACATGGATCAGGAGAATCCCTTCCAGGAGTCATTTACAGCCACGGAAACAGGAGTGATGAGTGTGAGAAGAGCCCTGAGGCTGGATCTCCTACACGGAGCTGTGTCTACAGCCTCCCCAAGAGGAACCTCAGCTTCTCTGATGCTGGGACTTACTACTGCGCTGTGGCCATGTGTGGGGAGGTGCTGTTTGGGAACGGCACACAGCTGGATATAGACG gatTCCATTGTTCTTCAGAGATGATGGTGCTTATCTGTCTCTCCATTATAAGAGCTGGAATTCTCCTCTGTGCTCTGCTGATATTCACCCTCTGCTATGGCGCAGTCAAGGTATCCTAG